The genomic region GAATCACCACTTCGCGCTGATCTTTGACTGAAAAGTCATTAGGATCAATGGCTTCTATGGTCTGGCGAATGGTTTTAAAAATAGCAAAGCGGTCATAATGGTCGTCATCAAACACCACCAATAGGGTGGTGTAGGATGGCACCAAATCAACAATGCCTTCTAGTTTTACTAAGTATTGTGTTACTTGAGCAATGTAGTTGGACGTAGCTTCGCTAATCACCCGACTAAAGGTTAATAAGCAGGCCTGATTACTGACCATTTCTATATTTGGAAGATTTTCACCGCTCATGATTTATTTCGCATTTGTCTGATTTTGTCGATCAACCAATGTACGGATGCGCGTTACGGCATCTACAGCATGAGCGCCATCGCCATGCACACAAATGGTATCTGCATGGATGGCCAGTTGCTTGCCTGAGCTGGTCGTTAATGTGCCTGTTTCGCATAATTGTTCGACTTGCTTTTCGATCAAATCAAAGCTGGCGTGAACGGCATTTGGTTCTTTACGGGGCGTGAGTCGACCTTCGTCTGTGTATAAGCGATCAGAGAAAGCTTCAAACCAAACGTTGAGACCGTATTTCTTGGCCATCTTCTTAATCTCAGGGGCTTCTGGCACGGCCATCACCATTAATGTCAATGTAGCGTCTAGTTCGCTTACTGCTTGCATCACTGTGTCTAACACAGCGAAATCAGCCATCATGGTGTTGTACAAAGCGCCATGAGGTTTGACGTAATCCACATGGGTGTTTTGGCTTTCGCAGATGCCTTTTAAGGCGCCAATTTGATATTGAATCAACGCTTTTAATTCAGCGGGAGCAATATCCATATTACGACGACCGAAGCCAACCAAATCCGGATAAGCTGGATGCGCGCCAATGGTGACATTGTGCTGTTTTGCTAAGGCAACGGTCTTTGCCATGGTCAATGGGTCGGAAGCGTGAAAGCCGCAAGCGATGTTTGCTTGATCAACAAATGGCATGATTTGATCGTCTAAGCCCATTTGCCAAGTGCCGAACGCTTCGCCCATATCACAATTTAATTTCATTTTTGATTCCTTAAGCCTGTTCACTGTTAAGCGCTTAGTTTTGAGACATGGTTGTTGGTAAATAGGTCACAATTTCAGGAAAGATACTAATTAACAGAATGGCCACGCCAATAAGTAAAAAGAACGGTAAGGCAGCTTTTGCTACATACAAAATGTTCTTCCCTGTCAGGGCCTGAATCACAAAGAGGTTGAAGCCAACGGGTGGGGTGATTTGCGACATTTCCACCACTAATACAATGAAAATACCAAACCACAACAGGTCAATATTCGCTGCTTGTACCATAGGTAAGATGACCGCAACGGTCAGCACGACTACAGAAATACCATCTAAGAAACAGCCTAAAATCACGAATAACACGGTGAGGTATAGGATCAATTCCATAGGTGACAAAGACATGCCCGAAATCCACAAAGCCAAGGCTTTAGGTATGCCCAAGAAGCCCATTGCCAATGTTAGAAAGTGCGCGCCGATCAAGATGAAACCAATCATACAAGAACTTTTTACGGCACCTAATAAGCTGTCCATAAAGCTATGACGACTTAATGAGCCTGTGAGTGCAGCAAGCACCAAAGCGCCCGCTACGCCCAAAGCCGCGGCTTCTGTTGGCGTCGTAATACCGCCGTAAATAGAACCTAAAACAAAGCCAATTAAACCCATGACAGGCAATAGTTTGCGCAAGCCTTTAATGCGTGCAGACCAGCTAGTTTCATGGCCTGTTGTTTTAGGTAATTCGTCTTTATGTAGGTGTCCCCAGATCATGGTGAAGCCCATAAACAAAGATACAAGTAATAACCCCGGCAAAGCGCCAGCGATAAACAAGCGTGCGATAGACACTTCTGCCGCCACACCATAAACAATCAAAATAATCGATGGTGGAATTAACAGCCCCAATGTTCCAGAGCCTGCTAAGGTGCCGATGGCCATACGATCGCTGTAACCTTGTTTGCGAAGTTCAGGCAAGGTCATGCGCCCTATTGTCGCAGCGGTGGCTGCAGAAGAGCCCGATACCGCAGCAAAAATGCCACAACTAAGAATATTTACATGCAGCAATTTACCCGGAACGCCACCTAACCAAGGCGACAGACCTTTGAATAAATCCTCAGATAAGCGCGTACGAAATAGCACCTCCCCCATCCAAATGAACAATGGCAAAGCGGTCAGTGACCACGCAGTACTTGCCCCCCAGCTTGAGGTCGCAAAAAGCAAATCCACTTGATAGTTTTCAGAAAGAATTAAGCCCAAACCACCAATGGCGATTAGGGTAAAAGACACCCAAACACCCAGTGACAAAAGGGCAAGCATGGCAAATGCCAACAGGATAGAAATCCACATCATATCCATTAGATTTCCTCCAAAGACAGGGCGTCTTCTTGTTCACTGTAAGTAGGTTGTTTACCACCAAGTACTGAGATTAATGCATCCAAAATAGCTAGGTTGAGTGCGATGACACCAATGGCAACAGGCAGTTGAGGTATCCAAAGTGGCACAGGAATGTAGCCATATGATACTTCTTCATAAATATAGGACTCGTAAACCATGTAACAGCAGGCATAGGATAAATAGCTCAATAACGCTAAGGATAGGATTAGAATCGCGCCTTCTTGAATCTTGCGAGGTACCGGAGAAAATCGTTGAATCAGCAAGGTGACTCGAATATGGCCGCCTTCACGGAAGGTATAAGCCAATCCAAGAAAGGTCGATGCCGCAAGTGCATAGCCTGCGAAGTCTTCTGCAGAGGGGACAATAAAACCGAATAAACGACCGACGATTTGTGCTAATAAAAGCGAGGTAATAATAACGATACACAAACCGGACAGCAGGCCAGAGCAGAGGTAAAGTTTTTCTTTTAATTGGCTCATAGTGTTCACTTTTTGCTTGGAAGACACCGCCTAAACCTATCTTATGGTAATGGTTAGAAGTAGGCGGTGTTAGGAGGACACTTATATCTAATTGTTTTAATTAGATAGACTTAATCATTAGTTTTGGTAGCGAGTTAGGATTTCACCAATCTCTTTTGGTGCTTCTGCTTTCCACTCTTCTGTCATTGTTTTACCGATGGCTTTTAATTCTTCAACTAACTGAGAAGACGGGTCTGATACCATCATGCCGTTTTCAACCAAGGTAGCTTTGTCCTTCGCCGCGCGCGCTGCAATTTGAGTCCAACCAGCTGCCTCAGCGTGCTTGGCAGCGTCTAGTACGATTTGTTGAGTGGCTTTATCCAAACGACGGAATGAGCGCTTGTTGACCACCACAATGTTTTTTGGAATCCACGCTTTTACATCTGTGTAGTGATTCACATAATCCCAAGCTTGACTATCAACACCTGTTGACGGTGATGTAATCATGGCTTGAATGATACCAGTGCTAAAAGCTTGAGGAATGTCTGGGGTTTGGATCGTCATTGGCGTGGTGTTCATCAAATCAGCAAGACGAGATTGCGTTGGGCTATAAGCGCGCATTTTCTGGCCTTTTAGGTCTGACAAAGTGTTCACTGCATCTTTGCTGTAAAGGCTCTGCGCTGGCCATGCAACAGTGTAAAGCAACATCATGCCGTCTTTATCAAGTTCTTTAGCAATAGATGGCTTAGCTGCTTCCCACAATTTTTTAGCATCTTCAAAAGACGTTGCCAAGAACGGAATATTATCGTGCTTGTAGATCGGGTTTTCATTACCCAAAATCCCCAAGAACATTTCGCCCATTTGTACCTGCCCCGTTTTTACTGCACGTGGAATTTCAGGGTGTTTTACCAAAGAGCCACCAGAGTGAACAGTAATTTCAAGGTCGCTATTGTCTTGGACCTCTTTCGCAAAGGTATAAGCGATTTGCGTTTGCAGGTTGCCATCACCGTAAGGCGTTGGCATATGCCATTTTTCAGCAAAACTGGCTGTAGAGGTCAGACCGCCAAGAGCGATGCCGCTAACAATTAATGCATTGGATAACTTTGACATAGTAATCGTTCCTATTTTAAGTGT from Marinomonas rhizomae harbors:
- a CDS encoding TRAP transporter small permease codes for the protein MSQLKEKLYLCSGLLSGLCIVIITSLLLAQIVGRLFGFIVPSAEDFAGYALAASTFLGLAYTFREGGHIRVTLLIQRFSPVPRKIQEGAILILSLALLSYLSYACCYMVYESYIYEEVSYGYIPVPLWIPQLPVAIGVIALNLAILDALISVLGGKQPTYSEQEDALSLEEI
- a CDS encoding 5-oxoprolinase subunit PxpA, producing the protein MKLNCDMGEAFGTWQMGLDDQIMPFVDQANIACGFHASDPLTMAKTVALAKQHNVTIGAHPAYPDLVGFGRRNMDIAPAELKALIQYQIGALKGICESQNTHVDYVKPHGALYNTMMADFAVLDTVMQAVSELDATLTLMVMAVPEAPEIKKMAKKYGLNVWFEAFSDRLYTDEGRLTPRKEPNAVHASFDLIEKQVEQLCETGTLTTSSGKQLAIHADTICVHGDGAHAVDAVTRIRTLVDRQNQTNAK
- a CDS encoding TRAP transporter large permease, with amino-acid sequence MDMMWISILLAFAMLALLSLGVWVSFTLIAIGGLGLILSENYQVDLLFATSSWGASTAWSLTALPLFIWMGEVLFRTRLSEDLFKGLSPWLGGVPGKLLHVNILSCGIFAAVSGSSAATAATIGRMTLPELRKQGYSDRMAIGTLAGSGTLGLLIPPSIILIVYGVAAEVSIARLFIAGALPGLLLVSLFMGFTMIWGHLHKDELPKTTGHETSWSARIKGLRKLLPVMGLIGFVLGSIYGGITTPTEAAALGVAGALVLAALTGSLSRHSFMDSLLGAVKSSCMIGFILIGAHFLTLAMGFLGIPKALALWISGMSLSPMELILYLTVLFVILGCFLDGISVVVLTVAVILPMVQAANIDLLWFGIFIVLVVEMSQITPPVGFNLFVIQALTGKNILYVAKAALPFFLLIGVAILLISIFPEIVTYLPTTMSQN
- a CDS encoding TRAP transporter substrate-binding protein, whose product is MSKLSNALIVSGIALGGLTSTASFAEKWHMPTPYGDGNLQTQIAYTFAKEVQDNSDLEITVHSGGSLVKHPEIPRAVKTGQVQMGEMFLGILGNENPIYKHDNIPFLATSFEDAKKLWEAAKPSIAKELDKDGMMLLYTVAWPAQSLYSKDAVNTLSDLKGQKMRAYSPTQSRLADLMNTTPMTIQTPDIPQAFSTGIIQAMITSPSTGVDSQAWDYVNHYTDVKAWIPKNIVVVNKRSFRRLDKATQQIVLDAAKHAEAAGWTQIAARAAKDKATLVENGMMVSDPSSQLVEELKAIGKTMTEEWKAEAPKEIGEILTRYQN